The Rana temporaria chromosome 13, aRanTem1.1, whole genome shotgun sequence genome has a window encoding:
- the LOC120920957 gene encoding MAGE-like protein 2 isoform X20, which translates to MSDLMQAINTLVDIFEKYSKNLCHGQNLKPAEMEQLIQVELSEAIKNSGDAETIGLVLKAVDRNRDGEISFKEYITLVCVVAKAYYKHLGKARSSLPCIAQQQASANQQLTAGGPTPPTTAGGPPPPQQPPTVQVPSQVSPQQALPPTEAQGQQGAPAQPPAQAPGTTPVQGQQGWPAPPAAQVQQVPTQTAGHPSVSSWGSLQPVAPQVPVQVPATQVPAPQVPAAQVPAPQVPAAQVPAPQVPAAQVPAPQVPATQVPAPQVPAAQVPAPQVPAAQVPAPQVPATQVPAPQVPAAQVPAPHVPASQAPVAQFPYYSYCNWQYQVPQQQAVVPAPVQAPQVPAPQVPAPQVPVQVPAAQVPAPQVPVSQVPAPQVPAPQWQYQAPQQQAVVPAPVPAPQLPAPQVPAPQAPAPQVVAPQVPAPQVPAAQAAPQVVYPQVLAPQWQYQAPQQQAVVPAPVPAPQLPAPQVPAAQVPAPQVPAAQVPAPQVPAAQVPAPQVPAAQVPAPQVPVAQVPAPQVPVAQVPAPQVPAAQVPAATVQTPYIPVAQFPYYGYCNWQYQVPQQQAVVPAPVPAPQVPAPQVPAPQLPAQQVPAAQVPAPQVPAAQVPAPQVPVAQAPAPQVPAAQVPAPQVPVAQAPAPQVPVAQVSAPQVPVAQTPAPQVPAAQAPAPQVPAAQAPAPQVPAAQVPAPQVPVAQAPAPQVPVAQVSAPQVPVAQTPAPQVPAAQAPAPQVPVAQVPAPQVPVAQAPAPQVPVAQVPAPQVPVAQAPAPQVPVAQVSAPQVPVAQTPAPQVPVAQAPAPQVPVAQVPAPQVPVAQAPAPQVPVAQVPAPQVPVAQVPAPQVPVAQAPAPQVPVAQAPAPQVPVAQAPAPQVPVAQVPAPQVPAAQVPAPQVPVAQAPAPQVPVAQAPAPQVPVAQAPAPQVPVAQVPAPQVPVAQVPAPQVPVAQAPAPQVPVAQVPAPQVPVAQAPAPQVPVAQAPAPQVPVAQAPAPQVPVAQLPAPQVPAAQVPAPQVPAPQVPAPQVPAAQAAPQVVYPQVLAPQWQYQAPQQQAVVPAQQVVAPQAPIQVPAPQVPAPQVPAPQVPAPQVPGTLVPVAQFPYYSYSNWQYQAPQQQAAVPAPVPAPQAPAPQVPTPQVPAPQVPAPQAPAPQVVAPQAPAPQAVAPQVSAPQVPAAQLPAPQVPAPQLPAPQVPAPQVPAPQVPAPQLPAQQVPAPQAPAPQVPAPQLPAPQVPAPQAPAPQVVAPQVPAPQVPAAQAALQVVYPQVLAPQWQYQAPQQQAVVPAQQVVSPQAPVQVPAPQVPAPQVPATQVLAPQVPAPQVPAPQVPGTQVPVAQFPYYSYSNWQYQAPQQQAAVPAPVQAPQAPAPQVPAPQAPAPQVVAPQAPAPQVPTPQAPAPQVPTPQVPTPQVPGPQAPAPQVPTPQAPAPQVPATQASAPQVVAPQVLAPQWQYQAPQQQAVVPAPVQAPQLPAPQVPAPQAPAPQGLAPQVPAPQVPAAQAAAPQVVAPQVLAPQWQYQAPQQQAVVPAPVQAPQLPASQVVAPQVPASQVVAPQAPAPQVVAPQVPVQVPAAQAPAPQVVAPQVPVQVPAAQAPAQQVVAPQVSAAQVPQEDLFMVPYSRCDGTTGFALWTPLGFYYY; encoded by the exons ATGTCTGACCTCATGCAAGCCATCAACACCCTCGTAGACATCTTCGAGAAGTATTCCAAGAACCTCTGTCATGGTCAGAACCTGAAACCTGCAGAAATGGAGCAGCTCATACAGGTGGAGCTGTCTGAGGCCATCAAA AACTCGGGGGACGCAGAGACCATCGGCCTCGTTCTCAAAGCTGTGGACAGAAACCGTGACGGTGAAATCAGCTTTAAAGAATACATCACGTTGGTGTGTGTGGTCGCCAAGGCCTACTACAAGCATCTGGGCAAAGCCAGGAGCTCGCTGCCTTGTATTGCGCAACAGCAAGCTTCTGCCAATCAGCAACTAACAGCTGGCGGTCCAACACCACCAACAACAGCTGGCGGTCCACCACCACCACAGCAGCCACCAACTGTCCAAGTTCCAAGTCAAGTATCTCCACAGCAAGCACTGCCACCAACCGAGGCTCAGGGCCAACAGGGTGCCCCAGCTCAACCACCAGCTCAGGCACCTGGCACAACACCCGTCCAAGGACAGCAAGGATGGCCAGCTCCACCAGCAGCTCAAGTTCAGCAAGTGCCAACTCAGACCGCTGGCCATCCATCTGTTTCTTCATGGGGAAGCTTACAACCAGTAGCTCCTCAGGTACCTGTACAGGTGCCAGCAACTCAGGTACCTGCCCCACAAGTGCCAGCTGCTCAGGTACCTGCCCCACAAGTGCCAGCTGCTCAGGTACCTGCCCCACAAGTGCCAGCTGCTCAGGTACCTGCCCCACAAGTGCCAGCAACTCAGGTACCTGCCCCACAAGTGCCAGCAGCTCAGGTACCTGCCCCACAAGTGCCAGCTGCTCAGGTCCCCGCACCACAAGTGCCAGCAACTCAGGTACCTGCACCACAAGTGCCAGCTGCTCAGGTCCCAGCACCACACGTGCCAGCTTCTCAGGCTCCTGTAGCACAATTTCCATACTATAGTTATTGCAACTGGCAATATCAAGTACCACAACAGCAAGCTGTAGTTCCTGCACCAGTCCAAGCTCCTCAGGTCCCTGCACCACAAGTGCCAGCTCCTCAGGTACCTGTACAAGTGCCAGCTGCTCAGGTCCCTGCACCACAAGTGCCAGTTTCTCAGGTCCCAGCACCACAAGTGCCAGCTCCTCAGTGGCAATATCAAGCACCACAACAGCAAGCTGTAGTTCCTGCACCAGTGCCAGCACCTCAGCTCCCTGCACCACAAGTGCCAGCTCCTCAAGCTCCTGCACCACAAGTGGTAGCACCTCAGGTACCTGCACCACAAGTGCCAGCTGCTCAAGCTGCACCAcaagtggtttatcctcaggtccTTGCTCCCCAGTGGCAATATCAAGCACCACAACAGCAAGCTGTAGTTCCTGCACCAGTGCCAGCACCTCAGCTCCCTGCACCACAAGTGCCAGCTGCTCAGGTCCCTGCACCACAAGTGCCAGCTGCTCAGGTCCCTGCACCACAAGTGCCAGCTGCTCAGGTCCCCGCACCACAAGTGCCAGCTGCTCAGGTCCCTGCACCACAAGTGCCAGTAGCTCAGGTCCCCGCACCACAAGTGCCAGTAGCTCAGGTCCCCGCACCACAAGTGCCAGCTGCTCAGGTCCCTGCAGCAACAGTGCAAACTCCTTACATTCCGGTAGCACAATTTCCATACTATGGTTATTGCAACTGGCAATATCAAGTACCACAACAGCAAGCTGTAGTTCCTGCACCAGTGCCAGCTCCTCAG GTCCCTGCACCACAAGTGCCAGCTCCTCAGCTCCCTGCACAACAAGTGCCAGCTGCTCAGGTCCCCGCACCACAAGTGCCAGCTGCTCAGGTCCCCGCACCACAAGTGCCAGTTGCTCAGGCACCCGCACCACAAGTGCCAGCTGCTCAGGTCCCTGCCCCACAAGTGCCAGTTGCTCAGGCCCCCGCACCACAAGTGCCAGTTGCTCAGGTCTCTGCCCCACAAGTGCCAGTTGCTCAGACCCCCGCACCACAAGTGCCAGCTGCTCAGGCCCCCGCACCACAAGTGCCAGCTGCTCAGGCCCCCGCACCACAAGTGCCAGCTGCTCAGGTCCCTGCCCCACAAGTGCCAGTTGCTCAGGCCCCCGCACCACAAGTGCCAGTTGCTCAGGTCTCTGCCCCACAAGTGCCAGTTGCTCAGACCCCCGCACCACAAGTGCCAGCTGCTCAGGCCCCCGCACCACAAGTGCCAGTTGCTCAGGTCCCTGCCCCACAAGTGCCAGTTGCTCAGGCCCCCGCACCACAAGTGCCAGTAGCTCAGGTCCCTGCCCCACAAGTGCCAGTTGCTCAGGCCCCCGCACCACAAGTGCCAGTTGCTCAGGTCTCTGCCCCACAAGTGCCAGTTGCTCAGACCCCCGCACCACAAGTGCCAGTTGCTCAGGCCCCCGCACCACAAGTGCCAGTAGCTCAGGTCCCTGCCCCACAAGTGCCAGTTGCTCAGGCCCCCGCACCACAAGTGCCAGTTGCTCAG GTCCCTGCACCACAAGTGCCAGTTGCTCAGGTCCCCGCACCACAAGTGCCAGTAGCTCAGGCCCCCGCACCACAAGTGCCAGTTGCTCAGGCCCCCGCACCACAAGTGCCAGTTGCTCAGGCCCCCGCACCACAAGTGCCAGTTGCTCAGGTCCCCGCACCACAAGTGCCAGCTGCTCAGGTCCCCGCACCACAAGTGCCAGTAGCTCAGGCCCCCGCACCACAAGTGCCAGTTGCTCAGGCCCCCGCACCACAAGTGCCAGTTGCTCAGGCCCCCGCACCACAAGTGCCAGTTGCTCAGGTCCCTGCACCACAAGTGCCAGTTGCTCAG GTCCCTGCACCACAAGTGCCAGTTGCTCAGGCCCCCGCACCACAAGTGCCAGTAGCTCAGGTCCCTGCCCCACAAGTGCCAGTTGCTCAGGCCCCCGCACCACAAGTGCCAGTTGCTCAGGCCCCCGCACCACAAGTGCCAGTTGCTCAGGCCCCCGCACCACAAGTGCCAGTTGCTCAGCTCCCTGCACCACAAGTGCCAGCTGCTCAGGTCCCAGCACCACAAGTGCCAGCTCCTCAGGTACCTGCACCACAAGTGCCAGCTGCTCAAGCTGCACCAcaagtggtttatcctcaggtccTTGCTCCCCAGTGGCAATATCAAGCACCACAACAGCAAGCTGTAGTTCCTGCACAACAAGTTGTAGCTCCTCAGGCACCCATACAAGTGCCAGCTCCCCAGGTACCTGCACCACAAGTGCCAGCTCCACAGGTACCTGCACCACAAGTGCCAGGTACTCTGGTACCTGTAGCACAATTTCCATACTATAGTTATAGCAACTGGCAATATCAAGCACCACAACAGCAggctgcagttcctgcaccagtGCCAGCTCCTCAG GCCCCTGCACCACAAGTGCCAACTCCTCAGGTCCCTGCACCACAAGTGCCAGCTCCTCAGGCCCCTGCACCACAAGTTGTAGCTCCTCAGGCCCCTGCACCACAAGCGGTAGCTCCCCAGGTATCTGCACCACAAGTGCCAGCTGCTCAGCTCCCTGCACCACAAGTGCCAGCTCCTCAGCTCCCTGCACCACAAGTGCCAGCTCCTCAG GTCCCTGCACCACAAGTGCCAGCTCCTCAGCTCCCTGCACAACAAGTGCCAGCTCCTCAGGCCCCTGCACCACAAGTGCCAGCTCCTCAGCTCCCTGCACCACAAGTGCCAGCTCCTCAGGCTCCTGCACCACAAGTGGTAGCTCCTCAGGTACCTGCACCACAAGTGCCAGCTGCTCAAGCTGCACTACaggtggtttatcctcaggtccTCGCTCCCCAGTGGCAATATCAAGCACCACAACAGCAAGCTGTAGTTCCTGCACAACAAGTGGTATCTCCTCAGGCACCCGTACAAGTGCCAGCTCCCCAGGTACCTGCACCACAAGTGCCAGCTACTCAGGTCCTTGCACCACAAGTGCCAGCTCCACAGGTACCTGCACCACAAGTGCCAGGTACTCAGGTACCTGTAGCACAATTTCCATACTATAGTTATAGCAACTGGCAATATCAAGCACCACAACAGCAagctgcagttcctgcaccagtGCAAGCTCCTCAGGCCCCTGCACCACAAGTGCCAGCTCCTCAGGCTCCTGCACCACAAGTTGTAGCTCCTCAGGCCCCTGCACCACAAGTGCCAACTCCTCAGGCCCCTGCACCACAAGTGCCAACTCCTCAGGTCCCTACACCACAAGTGCCAGGTCCTCAGGCTCCTGCACCACAAGTGCCAACTCCTCAGGCCCCTGCACCACAAGTGCCAGCTACTCAGGCTTCTGCACCACAAGTTGTAGCTCCTCAGGTCCTTGCTCCCCAGTGGCAATATCAAGCACCACAACAGCAAGCTGTAGTTCCTGCACCAGTGCAAGCTCCTCAGCTCCCTGCACCACAAGTGCCAGCTCCTCAGGCTCCTGCACCACAAGGGTTAGCTCCTCAGGTACCTGCACCACAAGTGCCAGC
- the LOC120920957 gene encoding calphotin-like isoform X32 produces MSDLMQAINTLVDIFEKYSKNLCHGQNLKPAEMEQLIQVELSEAIKNSGDAETIGLVLKAVDRNRDGEISFKEYITLVCVVAKAYYKHLGKARSSLPCIAQQQASANQQLTAGGPTPPTTAGGPPPPQQPPTVQVPSQVSPQQALPPTEAQGQQGAPAQPPAQAPGTTPVQGQQGWPAPPAAQVQQVPTQTAGHPSVSSWGSLQPVAPQVPVQVPATQVPAPQVPAAQVPAPQVPAAQVPAPQVPAAQVPAPQVPATQVPAPQVPAAQVPAPQVPAAQVPAPQVPATQVPAPQVPAAQVPAPHVPASQAPVAQFPYYSYCNWQYQVPQQQAVVPAPVQAPQVPAPQVPAPQVPVQVPAAQVPAPQVPVSQVPAPQVPAPQWQYQAPQQQAVVPAPVPAPQLPAPQVPAPQAPAPQVVAPQVPAPQVPAAQAAPQVVYPQVLAPQWQYQAPQQQAVVPAPVPAPQLPAPQVPAAQVPAPQVPAAQVPAPQVPAAQVPAPQVPAAQVPAPQVPVAQVPAPQVPVAQVPAPQVPAAQVPAATVQTPYIPVAQFPYYGYCNWQYQVPQQQAVVPAPVPAPQVPAPQVPAPQLPAQQVPAAQVPAPQVPAAQVPAPQVPVAQAPAPQVPAAQVPAPQVPVAQAPAPQVPVAQVSAPQVPVAQTPAPQVPAAQAPAPQVPAAQAPAPQVPAAQVPAPQVPVAQAPAPQVPVAQVSAPQVPVAQTPAPQVPAAQAPAPQVPVAQVPAPQVPVAQAPAPQVPVAQVPAPQVPVAQAPAPQVPVAQVSAPQVPVAQTPAPQVPVAQAPAPQVPVAQVPAPQVPVAQAPAPQVPVAQVPAPQVPVAQVPAPQVPVAQVPAPQVPVAQVPAPQVPVAQAPAPQVPVAQAPAPQVPVAQAPAPQVPVAQVPAPQVPVAQAPAATMQTPYIPVAQFPYYSYCNWQYQVPQQQAVVPAPVPAPQLPAPQVPAPQLPAPQVPAPQAPAPQVPAPQVPAPQVPAAQLPAPQVPAPQAPAPQVVAPQAPAPQVVASQAPIQVPATLVPAPQVPASQAPVAQFPYYSYCNWQYQAPQQQAVVPAPVPAPQVPAPQVPAPQLPAQQVPAPQAPAPQVPAPQLPAPQVPAPQAPAPQVVAPQVPAPQVPAAQAALQVVYPQVLAPQWQYQAPQQQAVVPAQQVVSPQAPVQVPAPQVPAPQVPATQVLAPQVPAPQVPAPQVPGTQVPVAQFPYYSYSNWQYQAPQQQAAVPAPVQAPQAPAPQVPAPQAPAPQVVAPQAPAPQVPTPQAPAPQVPTPQVPTPQVPGPQAPAPQVPTPQAPAPQVPATQASAPQVVAPQVLAPQWQYQAPQQQAVVPAPVQAPQLPAPQVPAPQAPAPQGLAPQVPAPQVPAAQAAAPQVVAPQVLAPQWQYQAPQQQAVVPAPVQAPQLPASQVVAPQVPASQVVAPQAPAPQVVAPQVPVQVPAAQAPAPQVVAPQVPVQVPAAQAPAQQVVAPQVSAAQVPQEDLFMVPYSRCDGTTGFALWTPLGFYYY; encoded by the exons ATGTCTGACCTCATGCAAGCCATCAACACCCTCGTAGACATCTTCGAGAAGTATTCCAAGAACCTCTGTCATGGTCAGAACCTGAAACCTGCAGAAATGGAGCAGCTCATACAGGTGGAGCTGTCTGAGGCCATCAAA AACTCGGGGGACGCAGAGACCATCGGCCTCGTTCTCAAAGCTGTGGACAGAAACCGTGACGGTGAAATCAGCTTTAAAGAATACATCACGTTGGTGTGTGTGGTCGCCAAGGCCTACTACAAGCATCTGGGCAAAGCCAGGAGCTCGCTGCCTTGTATTGCGCAACAGCAAGCTTCTGCCAATCAGCAACTAACAGCTGGCGGTCCAACACCACCAACAACAGCTGGCGGTCCACCACCACCACAGCAGCCACCAACTGTCCAAGTTCCAAGTCAAGTATCTCCACAGCAAGCACTGCCACCAACCGAGGCTCAGGGCCAACAGGGTGCCCCAGCTCAACCACCAGCTCAGGCACCTGGCACAACACCCGTCCAAGGACAGCAAGGATGGCCAGCTCCACCAGCAGCTCAAGTTCAGCAAGTGCCAACTCAGACCGCTGGCCATCCATCTGTTTCTTCATGGGGAAGCTTACAACCAGTAGCTCCTCAGGTACCTGTACAGGTGCCAGCAACTCAGGTACCTGCCCCACAAGTGCCAGCTGCTCAGGTACCTGCCCCACAAGTGCCAGCTGCTCAGGTACCTGCCCCACAAGTGCCAGCTGCTCAGGTACCTGCCCCACAAGTGCCAGCAACTCAGGTACCTGCCCCACAAGTGCCAGCAGCTCAGGTACCTGCCCCACAAGTGCCAGCTGCTCAGGTCCCCGCACCACAAGTGCCAGCAACTCAGGTACCTGCACCACAAGTGCCAGCTGCTCAGGTCCCAGCACCACACGTGCCAGCTTCTCAGGCTCCTGTAGCACAATTTCCATACTATAGTTATTGCAACTGGCAATATCAAGTACCACAACAGCAAGCTGTAGTTCCTGCACCAGTCCAAGCTCCTCAGGTCCCTGCACCACAAGTGCCAGCTCCTCAGGTACCTGTACAAGTGCCAGCTGCTCAGGTCCCTGCACCACAAGTGCCAGTTTCTCAGGTCCCAGCACCACAAGTGCCAGCTCCTCAGTGGCAATATCAAGCACCACAACAGCAAGCTGTAGTTCCTGCACCAGTGCCAGCACCTCAGCTCCCTGCACCACAAGTGCCAGCTCCTCAAGCTCCTGCACCACAAGTGGTAGCACCTCAGGTACCTGCACCACAAGTGCCAGCTGCTCAAGCTGCACCAcaagtggtttatcctcaggtccTTGCTCCCCAGTGGCAATATCAAGCACCACAACAGCAAGCTGTAGTTCCTGCACCAGTGCCAGCACCTCAGCTCCCTGCACCACAAGTGCCAGCTGCTCAGGTCCCTGCACCACAAGTGCCAGCTGCTCAGGTCCCTGCACCACAAGTGCCAGCTGCTCAGGTCCCCGCACCACAAGTGCCAGCTGCTCAGGTCCCTGCACCACAAGTGCCAGTAGCTCAGGTCCCCGCACCACAAGTGCCAGTAGCTCAGGTCCCCGCACCACAAGTGCCAGCTGCTCAGGTCCCTGCAGCAACAGTGCAAACTCCTTACATTCCGGTAGCACAATTTCCATACTATGGTTATTGCAACTGGCAATATCAAGTACCACAACAGCAAGCTGTAGTTCCTGCACCAGTGCCAGCTCCTCAG GTCCCTGCACCACAAGTGCCAGCTCCTCAGCTCCCTGCACAACAAGTGCCAGCTGCTCAGGTCCCCGCACCACAAGTGCCAGCTGCTCAGGTCCCCGCACCACAAGTGCCAGTTGCTCAGGCACCCGCACCACAAGTGCCAGCTGCTCAGGTCCCTGCCCCACAAGTGCCAGTTGCTCAGGCCCCCGCACCACAAGTGCCAGTTGCTCAGGTCTCTGCCCCACAAGTGCCAGTTGCTCAGACCCCCGCACCACAAGTGCCAGCTGCTCAGGCCCCCGCACCACAAGTGCCAGCTGCTCAGGCCCCCGCACCACAAGTGCCAGCTGCTCAGGTCCCTGCCCCACAAGTGCCAGTTGCTCAGGCCCCCGCACCACAAGTGCCAGTTGCTCAGGTCTCTGCCCCACAAGTGCCAGTTGCTCAGACCCCCGCACCACAAGTGCCAGCTGCTCAGGCCCCCGCACCACAAGTGCCAGTTGCTCAGGTCCCTGCCCCACAAGTGCCAGTTGCTCAGGCCCCCGCACCACAAGTGCCAGTAGCTCAGGTCCCTGCCCCACAAGTGCCAGTTGCTCAGGCCCCCGCACCACAAGTGCCAGTTGCTCAGGTCTCTGCCCCACAAGTGCCAGTTGCTCAGACCCCCGCACCACAAGTGCCAGTTGCTCAGGCCCCCGCACCACAAGTGCCAGTAGCTCAGGTCCCTGCCCCACAAGTGCCAGTTGCTCAGGCCCCCGCACCACAAGTGCCAGTTGCTCAG GTCCCTGCACCACAAGTGCCAGTTGCTCAGGTCCCTGCACCACAAGTGCCAGTTGCTCAGGTCCCTGCACCACAAGTGCCAGTTGCTCAGGTCCCTGCACCACAAGTGCCAGTAGCTCAGGCCCCCGCACCACAAGTGCCAGTTGCTCAGGCCCCCGCACCACAAGTGCCAGTTGCTCAGGCCCCCGCACCACAAGTGCCAGTTGCTCAG GTCCCTGCACCACAAGTGCCAGTTGCTCAGGCCCCTGCGGCAACAATGCAAACTCCTTACATTCCGGTAGCACAATTTCCATACTATAGTTATTGCAACTGGCAATATCAAGTACCACAACAGCAAGCTGTAGTTCCTGCACCAGTGCCAGCTCCTCAG CTCCCTGCACCACAAGTGCCAGCTCCTCAGCTCCCTGCACCACAAGTGCCAGCTCCTCAGGCCCCTGCACCACAAGTGCCAGCTCCCCAGGTACCTGCACCACAAGTGCCAGCTGCTCAGCTCCCTGCACCACAAGTGCCAGCTCCTCAAGCTCCTGCACCACAAGTTGTAGCTCCTCAGGCCCCAGCACCACAAGTTGTAGCTTCTCAGGCACCCATACAAGTGCCAGCTACTCTGGTGCCTGCACCACAAGTGCCAGCTTCTCAGGCTCCTGTAGCACAATTTCCATACTATAGTTATTGCAACTGGCAATATCAAGCACCACAACAGCAAGCTGTAGTTCCTGCACCAGTGCCAGCTCCTCAGGTCCCTGCACCACAAGTGCCAGCTCCTCAGCTCCCTGCACAACAAGTGCCAGCTCCTCAGGCCCCTGCACCACAAGTGCCAGCTCCTCAGCTCCCTGCACCACAAGTGCCAGCTCCTCAGGCTCCTGCACCACAAGTGGTAGCTCCTCAGGTACCTGCACCACAAGTGCCAGCTGCTCAAGCTGCACTACaggtggtttatcctcaggtccTCGCTCCCCAGTGGCAATATCAAGCACCACAACAGCAAGCTGTAGTTCCTGCACAACAAGTGGTATCTCCTCAGGCACCCGTACAAGTGCCAGCTCCCCAGGTACCTGCACCACAAGTGCCAGCTACTCAGGTCCTTGCACCACAAGTGCCAGCTCCACAGGTACCTGCACCACAAGTGCCAGGTACTCAGGTACCTGTAGCACAATTTCCATACTATAGTTATAGCAACTGGCAATATCAAGCACCACAACAGCAagctgcagttcctgcaccagtGCAAGCTCCTCAGGCCCCTGCACCACAAGTGCCAGCTCCTCAGGCTCCTGCACCACAAGTTGTAGCTCCTCAGGCCCCTGCACCACAAGTGCCAACTCCTCAGGCCCCTGCACCACAAGTGCCAACTCCTCAGGTCCCTACACCACAAGTGCCAGGTCCTCAGGCTCCTGCACCACAAGTGCCAACTCCTCAGGCCCCTGCACCACAAGTGCCAGCTACTCAGGCTTCTGCACCACAAGTTGTAGCTCCTCAGGTCCTTGCTCCCCAGTGGCAATATCAAGCACCACAACAGCAAGCTGTAGTTCCTGCACCAGTGCAAGCTCCTCAGCTCCCTGCACCACAAGTGCCAGCTCCTCAGGCTCCTGCACCACAAGGGTTAGCTCCTCAGGTACCTGCACCACAAGTGCCAGC